In the Persephonella hydrogeniphila genome, one interval contains:
- the epmA gene encoding elongation factor P--(R)-beta-lysine ligase, which translates to MIDIYIKKHKVMKAIREYFEKTGSIEVFTPIMNRFPNLDSNIFPVELQVENSCGESIKAYLHTSPEYNMKKILSQIKQDIHQITHVFRNYEGSKLHTVEFMMLEWYRVGKDMYQLMEDTKSIFVESALSIYNKTEILFRGKKYDLSKWEKITLEEAFYRYTGTDLENRDSLYKFLKNSPIKHERISPENYEELFFTVYSFYVEPNLGKDIPTFVYDFPPEFSALSKVIDGKGKRFEAYIGGVELVNGYYELIDREKVKDALEKDKEKKSKSGKDYPVDYEFINSTVNLPECSGASLGIDRLLMVLLNKNEIRETQGLKWI; encoded by the coding sequence TTGATTGATATATACATAAAAAAACACAAAGTTATGAAAGCCATAAGGGAGTATTTTGAAAAAACAGGAAGTATAGAGGTTTTTACTCCCATTATGAATAGATTTCCTAACTTGGACTCTAATATATTTCCTGTAGAATTACAGGTGGAAAACTCCTGTGGAGAAAGTATAAAAGCCTATCTGCATACATCTCCCGAGTACAATATGAAAAAAATACTCTCCCAGATAAAACAGGACATACACCAGATAACCCATGTTTTTAGGAACTACGAAGGCTCAAAACTTCACACAGTTGAATTTATGATGTTAGAGTGGTACAGGGTCGGAAAAGATATGTATCAACTGATGGAGGACACAAAAAGTATATTTGTTGAGTCTGCATTATCTATCTATAACAAGACAGAGATACTGTTTAGAGGAAAAAAGTACGACCTGTCAAAATGGGAAAAAATCACACTGGAAGAAGCTTTTTATAGATACACAGGTACTGATCTGGAAAACAGAGATTCCCTTTACAAATTTCTGAAGAACTCTCCCATTAAGCATGAAAGGATATCCCCTGAAAATTATGAAGAACTTTTTTTCACAGTTTACTCATTCTATGTTGAGCCTAATCTTGGAAAAGATATTCCTACATTTGTGTACGATTTTCCACCTGAGTTTTCTGCACTCTCTAAAGTGATAGATGGAAAGGGAAAGAGATTTGAGGCTTACATTGGAGGTGTAGAACTGGTCAACGGGTATTACGAGCTTATAGATAGAGAGAAAGTAAAAGATGCTCTGGAAAAGGATAAAGAAAAAAAGTCAAAATCAGGTAAAGACTACCCTGTAGACTATGAGTTTATCAACTCTACCGTTAATCTTCCTGAATGCTCAGGTGCCTCCCTTGGTATTGACAGACTTTTGATGGTCTTATTAAATAAAAATGAAATAAGAGAAACACAGGGCTTAAAGTGGATATAG
- a CDS encoding ion transporter: protein MDIVLKKRRNFFPKKRLKTIKIWVYNILENQNSIYNQLYNVFALFLIITSTIGVFIELLNLEIKIPPDLKLFLDDYEEIVLWFFVVEYVLRWWAISDFSHDFNRGFNKAECRSSTIKRYWCGIKEGLKPKFQWMKTPYAIIDLIAILPIIRPLRAIRILRVLRILKVVRYGTAIKSIFGALKEEAYLFGIIFTLLVLWVVTFSQVVYIVEYHYGNQEMFKSMWHAIYWGVVTISTVGFGDIHPVSDIGRLITTIMISGGVIIVATMTGAFSAALVNRLLVLKEGELKMENLEKHIVICGWNETAEEIVEQIISMRIDKEKPVVIVTNVPKKEFEIELPRDIFYKKGDFIHEHNLLEVGIDKAEHVVIVAEREEGLSERNIDARTALAAMLVKNLNPNANIYVEVLLDEDADIFTNRINIKEIIIHGQIIGKIMFSSIMNPGATTLMKALVDKEKGIQKVQVGDIGKFETFGSLLNFARQHSYLPIAIERNGENIVNPPDSFKLEDTDYVFLIPSGVEQ from the coding sequence GTGGATATAGTTTTAAAGAAAAGAAGAAATTTTTTCCCAAAAAAGAGATTAAAAACCATAAAAATATGGGTTTACAACATATTAGAAAACCAGAACAGTATATACAACCAGCTTTATAACGTCTTTGCTCTATTCCTTATTATTACCTCTACAATAGGAGTTTTTATAGAGCTCCTAAATTTAGAAATAAAAATACCACCAGATTTAAAACTGTTTTTAGACGATTATGAAGAGATTGTTCTGTGGTTTTTCGTTGTTGAGTATGTTCTTAGATGGTGGGCTATATCAGACTTTTCCCACGATTTTAACAGGGGATTCAATAAGGCCGAATGTAGAAGCAGTACAATCAAAAGATACTGGTGTGGTATCAAAGAAGGTCTCAAACCTAAATTTCAGTGGATGAAAACCCCATACGCCATAATAGACTTGATAGCAATACTTCCCATAATAAGACCTCTTAGAGCTATAAGAATTCTCAGAGTTCTCAGAATATTAAAAGTTGTAAGATACGGAACAGCTATTAAGAGTATATTTGGTGCTTTAAAAGAAGAGGCTTACCTGTTTGGGATTATATTTACATTACTTGTTTTGTGGGTAGTAACTTTTTCACAGGTAGTCTATATAGTTGAGTACCACTACGGAAATCAGGAGATGTTCAAATCAATGTGGCATGCCATATACTGGGGTGTTGTCACAATATCCACAGTAGGTTTTGGAGATATTCATCCGGTATCAGATATAGGAAGATTAATAACAACAATTATGATAAGTGGAGGAGTAATTATTGTTGCAACGATGACTGGTGCATTTTCTGCAGCACTTGTAAACAGATTATTAGTTTTAAAGGAAGGAGAGTTAAAGATGGAAAATCTTGAAAAACATATTGTTATATGTGGATGGAACGAAACAGCTGAGGAGATTGTAGAACAGATAATAAGTATGAGAATAGACAAAGAAAAACCTGTCGTTATAGTAACAAATGTTCCTAAAAAAGAGTTTGAGATAGAGCTTCCAAGGGATATTTTTTACAAAAAAGGGGATTTTATCCACGAACATAATCTGCTTGAGGTAGGGATAGATAAAGCTGAGCATGTGGTTATTGTAGCTGAAAGGGAGGAAGGACTGTCCGAAAGAAATATAGATGCCCGGACAGCTCTTGCTGCTATGCTGGTAAAAAATCTTAATCCTAATGCCAATATCTATGTAGAAGTACTTCTTGATGAGGACGCAGATATATTTACAAATAGGATAAATATTAAAGAGATCATTATTCACGGTCAAATAATAGGTAAGATTATGTTCTCCAGTATAATGAATCCGGGAGCTACCACACTTATGAAAGCTCTTGTAGATAAAGAAAAAGGAATACAGAAGGTTCAGGTTGGAGATATAGGAAAGTTTGAGACATTTGGATCCCTCCTGAATTTTGCAAGACAGCATAGCTATCTGCCTATAGCTATAGAGAGAAATGGAGAAAATATAGTAAATCCCCCTGACAGCTTTAAGTTAGAGGACACAGACTATGTATTTTTGATACCTTCTGGAGTTGAACAGTGA
- a CDS encoding uroporphyrinogen-III synthase, protein MKKVLITRDPVQAKKTAEKLKEAGFEPVLFPTIRFEAVDFPVEKVLSADILIFSSQNAVRFLLKKIEPEKIKNKIVIATGEKTKKSLEKIGIEKVLIPQLYSGEGVASLLQRKANLHGKKIAIIRPVEGIDTAAKKLTDYFYVETVPVYKTVINIPENRNEVEKLLEEKKIFAVIFTSPSTFKNFTKIFKNWYKLLKGTKKAVIGSTTAKALLEENVHPDIIPEKFTIEEVIKKLRQLT, encoded by the coding sequence GTGAAAAAAGTTTTGATAACCAGAGATCCTGTACAGGCAAAAAAAACAGCAGAAAAACTAAAAGAAGCTGGATTTGAGCCGGTATTATTCCCTACTATAAGATTTGAGGCTGTTGATTTCCCTGTAGAGAAAGTGCTAAGTGCAGACATACTTATATTCAGCAGTCAGAATGCAGTAAGATTTTTACTGAAAAAGATAGAACCGGAAAAGATAAAAAATAAAATCGTTATAGCAACTGGAGAAAAAACTAAAAAAAGTCTTGAAAAAATAGGAATAGAAAAAGTACTGATTCCACAGCTTTACTCAGGAGAGGGAGTTGCCAGCCTGCTACAAAGAAAAGCAAATTTACACGGTAAAAAAATTGCCATCATCAGACCTGTTGAAGGAATAGATACAGCAGCCAAAAAATTAACCGATTACTTCTATGTTGAAACAGTTCCTGTATACAAAACGGTAATAAACATTCCTGAAAACAGAAACGAAGTTGAGAAACTACTGGAAGAAAAGAAAATATTTGCTGTTATTTTCACAAGCCCATCAACTTTTAAAAACTTTACAAAAATATTTAAAAACTGGTATAAGCTTCTAAAAGGTACAAAAAAAGCCGTCATAGGAAGTACAACAGCAAAAGCACTTTTAGAAGAAAATGTACATCCTGATATTATTCCTGAAAAATTTACAATAGAAGAAGTTATAAAAAAACTCAGGCAACTAACTTAA